From Populus alba chromosome 16, ASM523922v2, whole genome shotgun sequence:
TGTGCAAAACATGATGACTCCCTCCCTTGGAAGAAGTAGAAATTTCATGAAGTCACACACAAGTCATTAAATGTCATTAAATAAGCTCAAAAGAAATTGGTAGtgcatatttattaaaaaaagcagGTAACACAAGCAATTATTAGTCTGGCACTGGAATCTACCTTAGCATCGGGATTGAAATACAACAAGTTGAACTCTGGATTCACTCTCAAAGAAGAAACAAGCTGCATATTTGTACAAATTTAGACGAGTCAAACTTAAGACAGCAATAATTGATCAATATGAACAGAAGGTATAGAAAAAACACATGGCAGTATAACATGAACCCAACTTAATAAACTATCATCTGAGCTTTGATGTAAAATAACACGAGCATACCTGCAACTTTACAGCATCTGTAAGAACATTCTCTAGACTTCGCAACAGAGCTGAATAATGACTACCGAGGGCATCATCAAGACCAATAACAGTGGCACGAACAACACACTGAAAAAGAATATTCAACACCTCagattaaaattttcataaataaaaagggaACATTGATAttgaattttcattattttaggAGGATGTGTAATTCACATATTTACAGAACTGGCAAATATTGGGAATACTTACTCCTTATGAAACTTACCAGACTATTTGCCTTTCATGCATGTATGAGCATGTGAATATTGAGTGTATGTGGGGTGTTGGGGGTGTGCGTGTGCATATTTGTTCATGAAGATACCTTTGGAATATTCTTATTCAGCAAttgagtttcttttttaaataaaaaaactccttAAATAAATCTCAGAACAATTTAAGAAAAGCAAGGAGGCATATAGCATGTGAAACGAATacatgaaatacaaaaaaaaaaaaaaaaaaaaaaaagcaagttcTGGCAGTACTTGTCCTGATTCATTTTGCAAGACTAAGAACCTCTCCCAGCTGGATTTCGATCTCTGCGACTCATAAGCATCAGCCCACCAATATGCCAGTCCTTCACAGCTGCTCAACTCCCACCtcagagaaagagaagatgagTTTGCAAAAGCTTCTCCGGAAGCACCTATGCCAACTGCAGCCACCCTAATAGTTTGCCCATTTGCCACAGTAACAGGGGTGGTGCGGATTTGCCCTGTGCTTCGATCAGCAAGAGATGCAAACCTTATGGCATCATGTCTGTTAACTGAACAACAACAACCAAGCCTCAATACCAAACTAGTTGGGGATGTCTGTTAACTGAAGAGTGCCACAAATTCAGCCAATTGCATGCAaggtaaatcaaaataaaattataatttattgtcaTTCATGTCTggtatgaaaattttaaatattcacCGGGTTCATCAATGATAAGTGCAATTGAAGATGGAAAGCTGCATGTAAGAGACAAAGCAACTTCTGCTATTGCAGGCAGAGAGTGGTCATCTCCAACCAAATTCCCGCGTTTGAAAACTAAATCCTGAGTCATACCAAACAGACAGAGAAATGTTATGACTTTTGTAGTTAATAGAGCACAATACAAATGCTTTCGACAAAAAGAACTACAATAGTCTGTAGCTCCAAAACACAATATATAACTTACAAATATCCCCAGAGTTTGGCATGAAACTCTGTACATACTCTGATAGCTGCCAGAAATCTGACGTGCATGAATTCTATCTTTACTGGAAGCATGCTTGTCACCCGATATTTCCACATTTTCAAGATAGTCAACATCTTTGTCCCATGGTGCTGGTCCACCAAGAAGCATGATATCTAAACTTGTTCCAGGGACAAGATACAAGTTCTCCAAAGGCTCCAGGTGATTGCTTGCTTCAACATGACCCAAATCAAGCCAATACCCACCAAATTGGCTTCCATCTACTACCTGATGCACTGTAAGTGGTGGATATGCTGCAATACGTGATGATGCCTTCAAAATAATGGACCCATGAAACGATTGATCCAAGTGATGTTCTTTCGACAATGTTGCCTGCAGCATGGTCTGCCCAGGACTGGAAGCATATATATAGGCCCATGAACATGGTGGACCATAAACTGATTCATAGAGGTGAAAAGCCCCCAGTTTTTCGGCAATAAGTGCCTCCTCTGTTGCATTGACAATGACGAAAGACTCGCTTCCAACTTTCCATTTTACGAATAGATGAAAGGCATCACATCTATAATAATAGGAACCTGCAAAcatgaaattgaattgaacaaAAGAACATGAAAGTGAAAACATTTATAACCAAAAGCACATTCCTGATGATTTTGAGAAAGGGCTTCACCATCTGATGCTTTCATTGTTACGGCAGCTGGCAGATGTGATCTTACAACAGTCTCTACAGGGAAGTTTTGAAGCATAATCATAGATGATGGTACAGAAACCTCAATGACCACCTTTTACAAGAAAAGGATACATTAGTTCATATAGATGAAATTAATCAAGGGAGCAAAAGGAAGCAATCCAGATAACAAGATTTCCAGCGTGAACATTGTTCAACAAAACCCTGCATATCCAGATATTGCTGCATTATTACTGACTTGAAGAGATTGACTAGAGTTTCCATATTGACATGGTCATGACAAGAAAGAGACACAGATTTCAAACAAACACGCAGGTTTTGAGGCTTTgggaaagaaatatataatcttTAATCCATGTGCCTTTACACCTCTTAAACAGGACAagatcaataaataaaacaattaaattaaattcaaaagccaaagaaagaaagaaaaaatgttgGGAATTCACTAAGACACCTCCAGCCGCATTAATGATAATAAGCAGGTGCCGATGGCCCATGCCAAagcactcaaaataaaatacaaacaagTGAGAGCGCAGAGGACAGACACTGTATACCGCACCACATATTGAAAATAGAGTTCAAGGCACAGCATTGTACTGATAATAGGAGCAATTcaatgtatattaaaaaaaaaactatttagataTTGCAAGGCTTCAACTTCACACTATACTTTGAGCAACTAGGAATAAATTGTTGGATGTGCGTGTTAGCTAAGGTAATCCTTGTACATGTACTTCCATGATTAAAGTAGTTCACCACCACAGTTAGCAGATGCACACATGACAAACTCCTCCATTGGAGTTTGTTGAACCATCCTATCTGTTTGCCAGTGGAATGACAAGTTGACTTGTTTTGCCATCCAAGCAGCACAAAGCAAGCATGATGGGACTCACTTAAAagatttgcaagaaaaaaaaattagaactcTGACATGACCTGCTTCTATACAAACATTATAAGAGAAAGCACTTCCTCgtatttttatttagcttttgATTTGGGGTAATCTTTCAAATAGGTCTCATTTTATTTGATCataaaataagaaccaaattgatTCCTTTTTGTTGCAACTGGAAACACTAGACTTCCATCAGACTTAATACCATCACAGTTCAGTTCCAATTCTACCCTAATCcactttttatatgtttgatgCTAGTGGTGTCATAGTGTATTTGTGCAGAAGTGCTGAAGCAAGGAAAGCTCATCTTTTGTTGAGCAGCTTGAGTTGTTTGCCTAGTCAAAACCTACCTTCTTTCTTAGAGATTCTAGTATGTGGGGCAAAACTGCTAGATTTCCACAAAACTAAGATAACAGAGAAAGGGCTAAATTTTGAAGGTTGTGACTAACAGCTTGACTTGCCAAAACTTCTCATTGGAATTTCTATAAAGTGCAAGTGATAACAAACATGGTCTTGAATACAAAGTTTGATGCCAGTTACAAAGCGAAAAATGTGACAACTCCTAGCTAAGAAGCCTTCAATGTTGTGCCAAGTGATAGGTGTGCAGCTCATGCAAATGAAGGTTGGTGCATTTTCTATCATTCTCTCCTCTGAGGCAATGAGAGAAAGTCAAGTTAAGGGTATGTTActtcttttctatttctcttTACATTGTTGCTATTGTGGCTCAGATTTGGTTCTTCCCTCGTCAGTGGGATTCCATTTCTCATCTCTTTCTTAGCTGTTCACTTTCCCTCTACCATgagaatttcatttctttttatttcttgccTGTTGATATTTTTCCCAATGGTTCAAATTTTAATTGGATAAGAAATTGAGAGTATTTTTTGTGATAGTCTTTTAAAAAGGTTCCATTTTATAAAGCCATTAGATGAAGGAGAAGGGTCTGAAATATGACACAAGTTAGCCACATTAATAGCTATTTTTTTGCTGGGTCTTACCATTATTGCCTAGTATTGTTGGTAGGGTAAAATGGGTAACTTGTCATGTCAATCggcaaatataaatattaaggtATCAGCCTTTGGTGGAGGAGTTTACTATGTGTGCCTTTGTTCTGGACATTGTTGGATGGAAGGACTACATAAATCATCAACATGTACACACAACCATAACacgaacaaaaagagaaatgctGGAGCTACACTAGGATTGGAAAAGAACAAGGGCAAAACATATCATGTACCCTGTGGAAGTGCAAGGAAACTCTAAATCCGCTATCTTTAAAAGCAAAACTCATAATgaagattataaaaattaaaaacattgctTAAGATTTGTGCCCCTCAAGTATATGCCTTAATAAATGAGAGCTATGATATTATTACCTCGTCATGATTAGAAGAATCAAAAATGGACACTACTCTGACAGTCACTTTACCAGGCTTTTTTGCCTGAAGTACCCCAAATGGAGATATTGACACAGTAGACGTGTCTGAAGAAAACCATTTATAATCACTGGATGTTTTTGCACAGCCTACATAAAATAACAGCTTTCATTTACCCTCAAGATATTTGAAAGCAATTAAACACCTTGATAACTGAGACTGAAAGGTAGAAAGTGATTAACCTCCTGTTGCCTTTAGCTCCACCTCCTGGTAAATAGTAGGGGTCCAGGGAAGAAGAATAGTCTGATGTGTACCACTTGCTCCATCCAAACTGAACTTCACTTGATCACATACCATAATTTCTTGCGCAGCATTAAGAACCTATACAAGAGAGCAGAGCTAGATATAAACAGCAGCTCGGTAAAGGCTACAGAACCacacaaaaagaaatgaaatttaagaaaaagagTAATATAAAGTCTCACCTTTTTTCTCTCCCGGTGCCCACTAAAATAAGTTAAAGAAGCTGTTAGTTTTCCTTGACCAAGGGAAATTGCTCTCAGAATTCTGGAATTTCGCCAGCCATGTTTGACCACAATATCCTCTGATAACATGGAAATTGTCCAGTATTCAGACTGCTCATGGTGCAACTTAAGGTCATCACTCTGTAAAAGCAGCAAACTTCTCAGGGATGACAATCAAGAAAACAAGGAGAAAGTGCTAGCAGAACATTTGGCCCGCAAAAAAGATGTGCCCAAGAACAAAGAAGTCTGAAGAGACAACCACCAGCAAAATTTCAAGCACAACTAGAAAACTCAAGAATTAACAGGAAAGTGGAAATACAAGAGAATAAGATAAATTcacataaattcaaaatctggTGAGCATAGAGAGTGagtaaaaaaagaacatgagtttcaaaaaacatttcaacATTCTTTTTAGAAGAGTTACTCTAGCATTATGACACTTCTTGTAATTCCAGAAAATACAAAGTAGAAGATTTAAAGGAAGTTATTCTTCTATCACATTAAAAGCAGTTATTTAGGCTGACTTTTAAGGGAGAAATAATCAGCTAAAATACACAGCATGCACTTGTATAATTGATGATACTCACCACCTTAACATTTCAGTATCACATTGCACTTGCAACAATAACGAAGGGGTAACAGCTGTGAACAATCCCACGAAATTGCTTTTCCATATCAACAATGAATTATTCAACTTCTTCCAAGATACTATCAAAACTTAAAATTGGAAAGAAATGGCGTGAAGAATTCACATAAGTTACTGCATATTCTGAGgccaaaacaaaccaaaatccaTGCTTTGTGGATGCCACCTAGCCTCTAGATAAAGGTCCATCCAAGTAGTGCCAAGTTCCTGGGTTCAAAAcatcatccttttttttcttttaagtacTTTATGAATACAGTTTCAGCCTGAGATCTATCTTTAGATTCATACAACTACAAGTTCAAATCCAGAATAAGTTCAAAAACCAACCATGATACACAGCCACAATAtggttcattttctttttgggCAGAGCTGAGGGGAATCGGGTAAGGGAGGTGAGAGGACTCTGCCAGTCACTATCACAGCCAGCCATATTGACCAAGGAGAAAACAGCTATGAAAAGAATTCCAACAAGTTACAAGTATGAACTACATACACCATaactgatttaattttaagatcccAGACGAATGTAGGATTTACCTCTGTAATATAGATTTCTTGCGCATCAGGTCCCCCCAAGAAAACCTTCATTTGAATAATATATTGACGACCAGAAACAACAAACCAACGTGCCAAGGATGGAATGGCTTTCAATCCATCAACAGGATCACCAGAAACAGGCAAGGGCATTATATATAAGCACAAAGTGTCAGGTAGAACCACATTAAGTGATGAAACTTGCATATGGCCAGCAACTCTAGTATCTTCGACAATGACAGATGTTACCCCTAAGCTCAGTGCCTGAGCAAAGCCTGACAAGTGGTCCACTTCAGCAACCGAAGAGTTCAAAACAGACCACCTATGATGTGGAGATGGAAGAGCAACCACTGCAAAATGCCAACAGACATTGAAGTTAGATAATTAAGAGTAAAGCTGATAGTGCAACCAGATGCACATAGCCCATGCAACTCTTAAGAGGCCAACACAGTTCATGGAAGACAACCAACATACCACGCGCCAAGATGCCATTTCTATGCACATAAAACTCAAGAATTGAACAATAGATATCTTGCTCTGACTTGAGACCCAGGAAAAGATTTCCAACTGAAACTAGCCTTCAACAAAACTAGTTTCCACCATTCATCCTCAATATTATTCACCCACGTGCAACTTTCAAACACAATACAAATAATCATCTAATAAAAGACTTaggtaaaaaaattgttttagattatcTCTTAAATCAGTTAAGGAAATCAAGGCAAGGACATCATCCAGTTTACAACCTAAGTAGCAAGAGCTGGTAATCTGAACCGAATAAATTTGATCCATTACTCAAAAGAAGATGCCAAATCCTTACTTGTCTTCTTTCTGATGCAATCTTATATTCAGTTTTAAGCTATAGCAATCATAGAATCAGAAGTGAATACTGGcaaagaaattaagaattacTTATTGTATGGCCATAATTCTCTCAGGCAGAGTCATCAAACTTGACAATGaaccaaacaaatattttgcTGCCAAGTGCAAAAGGAAGGATTCAAGAAAGAAACCTTGCAGAATATTCCCACGAATGACTTTGAGTGTATATCGAAAGGCAGCACCAATGAGGACCAAAACAGGTGAGGGAGGTTCAAGTGACATGGCTTCTGCCACAGTTAGAACAATCTTATCAGCCAAGTGCTTAAATTGTGGCTCAAGCAAATGCACGGAAACATTCTCATGGCCAATTTCGACTCCTTTCACAACATACAAATCCGAGAATACACCCTGCACAGTGAATCATCGAACACAACACTGAGTAACTAAGATGAGACCATGCATTATAATACTCAATCAAATATCTCATTTTACTATGGTACGCAGCAAACAGTAGACATACACTATCTTCAAGTTCTATTTGGATGTTCAAATCACCACATAAACCACCACAATCACTGAGCGGAGAATCCCTGAGAGGAACATGGACAAGGTGGTGCGGCAATCCATCCGTTTCAGGCATCAGCTGCCACATGAATTGTAATCCAGCTAATGACGAAAACACATTATCTGCAACCAACAGAAAACCGAGAACCAACAAACATGGGAGAATAAAGATGAATCACTACCAACTATCATCATCACAATAATAATACACCGGGATGAAGGTACCTTCACGATCGAAGGCGCGAGCTCGGAGAGTAGCAAGACCAtctaaatcaagtttaatagaATTGTGAAATATCTGGATTCTGGAAATATTGTCAATAAAGACCTTGCAGCGAATCACAGTGCCAGTGTGTACATCAGCAGCATAAATAGCTGTCTCCTTCCGACCGGTAAAGGGAGCAATTGATCTCAACCGTGCACTGGTTGAACAGTGGCTGTAGCTTAAATTATACTCAGGTATAACTGATAGAATATCGTGATGATCCCATGACCTGTCAAGATTTACACAATCAAAACAGCTTAgaataaaatcactaaaaaatatatatatatatatatatatatatgaattagtAATTACCATTTAAAGCAGCCATCACTTCCTTGGAGGCGATACTCGACGGGACGCGTCATTTTAGGAGGCAACAGAATATTGACATCGGTGACGTGAGGTCCGGGGCTCAAATGTGACGTCGTTTTGCCGACGACAATGAGAGTAGTGAAAGCCACCAAAAACGCAGCAAAACGCAGCACCTTCATCCTTCGATTACTGGTCGAGTCAATGCATGGTGGAGGtggttttttcttggaaagtaaTTGCTgagcagaaaagaaaagggaaatgagTTCAGTTCGAGCTAAAGCTGAAAATGGAAGGGAAAAACCTAGAAAGCAGGGTTTTAGCAAACTTTtcaggaaagaaagagagagggagagtagTGATGCTGCCGTTAAGTTAGAGTGAGGTTAGTGTTGCCCCGAAAACATTTGCCATGTACCTatgagttttaattaattaaccatcccctttttaaaaaaaaaaaatggtgggtATTTGtggtaattaaaacaaataatgaaaagaaattattcaaggatttaaatttttaagaaaaaaatatttggagggaagatttttctttttgtcagcggcatggatttttta
This genomic window contains:
- the LOC118050311 gene encoding LOW QUALITY PROTEIN: nuclear pore complex protein GP210 (The sequence of the model RefSeq protein was modified relative to this genomic sequence to represent the inferred CDS: inserted 2 bases in 1 codon), which gives rise to MKVLRFAAFLVAFTTLIVVGKTTSHLSPGPHVTDVNILLPPKMTRPVEYRLQGSDGCFKWSWDHHDILSVIPEYNLSYSHCSTSARLRSIAPFTGRKETAIYAADVHTGTVIRCKVFIDNISRIQIFHNSIKLDLDGLATLRARAFDREDNVFSSLAGLQFMWQLMPETDGLPHHLVHVPLRDSPLSDCGGLCGDLNIQIELEDSGVFSDLYVVKGVEIGHENVSVHLLEPQFKHLADKIVLTVAEAMSLEPPSPVLVLIGAAFRYTLKVIRGNILQVVALPSPHHRWSVLNSSVAEVDHLSGFAQALSLGVTSVIVEDTRVAGHMQVSSLNVVLPDTLCLYIMPLPVSGDPVDGLKAIPSLARWFVVSGRQYIIQMKVFLGGPDAQEIYITESDDLKLHHEQSEYWTISMLSEDIVVKHGWRNSRILRAISLGQGKLTASLTYFSGHRERKKVLNAAQEIMVCDQVKFSLDGASGTHQTILLPWTPTIYQEVELKATGGCAKTSSDYKWFSSDTSTVSISPFGVLQAKKPGKVTVRVVSIFDSSNHDEVVIEVSVPSSMIMLQNFPVETVVRSHLPAAVTMKASDGSYYYRCDAFHLFVKWKVGSESFVIVNATEEALIAEKLGAFHLYESVYGPPCSWAYIYASSPGQTMLQATLSKEHHLDQSFHGSIILKASSRIAAYPPLTVHQVVDGSQFGGYWLDLGHVEASNHLEPLENLYLVPGTSLDIMLLGGPAPWDKDVDYLENVEISGDKHASSKDRIHARQISGSYQSMYRVSCQTLGIFDLVFKRGNLVGDDHSLPAIAEVALSLTCSFPSSIALIIDEPVNRHDAIRFASLADRSTGQIRTTPVTVANGQTIRVAAVGIGASGEAFANSSSLSLRWELSSCEGLAYWWADAYESQRSKSSWERFLVLQNESGQCVVRATVIGLDDALGSHYSALLRSLENVLTDAVKLQLVSSLRVNPEFNLLYFNPDAKVNLSIAGGSCLWEAVVNDSQVVEVAQPPPGLQCFQLTLLPKMLGTALVSISDIGLIPPTSASAVVQVADVDWIKIVSGEQISLMEGQSQPIHLMAGIKDGNAFDSHQYAYMKIHVRIEDPIVELVDKNAMPSDAGGYVNAPNFTISAKDLGFTTLYVSVRQQSGHEILSQSIKIEVYAPLRIHPDDIFLVPGACYMLAMKGGPTVGVYIQYASMDDGIATVDKSSGRLCAISPGNTTILSSVFGNGGVVVCQAHGSIYVGVPSLSMLNAQSDKLDVGREMPIYPSFPEGDLFSFYELCRSYKWTIEDEKVLSFKMAESSNVEKHWFPLDDEQELDFIKVLHGRSAGKANITVTFSCDFVSASFSQSRLYDASLSLLVVPPLPLALGVPMTWLLPPHYVTSSLLPSSLESHGQQDAQSRRGTIIYSLLSCXKRMKFGKKNAISIDGDRIKTTESNNLACIQAKDRTTGRTEIASCVKVAEVAQIRIMNRDPPFHVIYLAIGANLDLPISYFDASGNPFYEAYDVTSYRAETNYHEIVSVVITRNGNGTIHLKAMQTGRALVRVSMNSNTQKFDYILVSVGAHIYPQNPVLQHGSSLNLSVIGINDQVSGFWHSADERVVSVDTRSGEIEACGIGSTHVFFECPSMKLQTEITVLSGNIVSIHAPKEILTNIPYPAKGYSFPLSLSDTYNKLETLGNGKGVSYDCKVDPPFVGYAKPWMDLESGNSYCLFFPYSPEHLVHSVPRLKDMRPYVSISINVSLREASHVSGSASAIFIGGFSILEMDKSSMQLNLTPDSNKTTITILGNTDVEIHWLDRDSMKIALVHKEDFGIGGRAKYEVQVLRAKRLKDRITITLPANGQRMEIHVTYEPDAKTGAKTSFATFIGLLVAGCVILCVIYLGCSLLISEISSGHVPSTTPATPPSAAPQTPARGSPALTEQSPRTPQPFVDYVRKTIDETPYYKRDVRRRSHPQNTY